The proteins below are encoded in one region of Candidatus Margulisiibacteriota bacterium:
- the rplD gene encoding 50S ribosomal protein L4 has translation MMTKVKTYNLKDKKIDEVKVSEKIFKIEVEKELVHFVLMCYLHNKREKTAKVKTRTEVAGGGRKPWKQKGTGRARSGSIRSPLWVGGGVTFGPQNIKRELKVNKKVQRKVLFGVLSDKVNNTIILKHEEAIGKELSKVKDFNGILTDLDIADQKILYVSKEKKARETWLGNLKNVKVQSVFGLNPFDILNANQIMFEESSIKQLEEIYSKNG, from the coding sequence ATGATGACAAAAGTAAAAACTTATAACTTAAAAGATAAAAAAATTGACGAAGTAAAAGTCAGTGAAAAAATTTTTAAAATTGAAGTGGAAAAGGAACTGGTCCATTTTGTGCTTATGTGTTATCTGCATAATAAGCGCGAAAAAACTGCCAAGGTAAAAACTCGTACAGAAGTAGCCGGCGGAGGTAGAAAGCCATGGAAACAAAAAGGTACAGGACGTGCCAGGTCTGGTAGTATCAGATCACCTTTATGGGTTGGCGGCGGAGTTACCTTCGGGCCGCAGAATATTAAAAGAGAGCTTAAAGTTAATAAAAAAGTTCAAAGAAAAGTTCTTTTCGGAGTTTTAAGCGATAAAGTTAACAATACAATAATTTTGAAACATGAAGAAGCAATTGGCAAGGAACTTAGCAAAGTTAAGGATTTTAACGGTATACTTACCGATTTAGATATTGCCGATCAGAAAATTCTTTATGTATCCAAAGAGAAAAAGGCCAGAGAAACATGGCTGGGCAATTTGAAGAATGTTAAAGTGCAAAGTGTATTCGGATTAAATCCTTTTGACATTTTAAATGCCAACCAGATCATGTTCGAGGAAAGTTCTATTAAACAATT
- the rplC gene encoding 50S ribosomal protein L3, with product MKELNKGLITKKIGMTQMFDDKGQVVVVTVLEACDNFIVSKKTADKNGYQALKVGSREVKEEKLTKPAAGQFKAAGKFFKKIHEIRLKNIDTYNAGEELKVDIFKDNEKVNVSGIIKGRGFTGTVKRYNFTIGPISHGSKHHRRKGTSGAGTGQAKVWKGQKTAGHYGNCLVTVKNLKIYKVMPEKKLILVKGAVPGAVGGTVKVYN from the coding sequence ATGAAAGAATTAAATAAAGGATTAATTACAAAAAAAATTGGCATGACACAGATGTTCGATGACAAAGGTCAAGTTGTTGTCGTGACTGTACTGGAAGCATGCGATAATTTTATCGTCAGCAAGAAAACAGCTGACAAGAATGGTTATCAGGCTTTAAAAGTTGGTTCCAGAGAAGTGAAGGAAGAAAAGTTGACCAAACCTGCGGCTGGTCAATTTAAAGCTGCCGGCAAGTTTTTTAAAAAAATACACGAGATCAGACTTAAAAATATAGATACATATAATGCAGGAGAAGAATTGAAAGTAGATATTTTTAAGGACAATGAAAAAGTTAATGTTTCCGGAATTATTAAAGGTCGTGGCTTTACCGGAACAGTAAAAAGATATAATTTTACCATTGGCCCAATCAGCCATGGTTCAAAACATCATCGTCGTAAAGGCACCAGCGGTGCGGGAACCGGTCAGGCTAAAGTCTGGAAAGGTCAAAAAACTGCAGGACATTACGGTAATTGTTTGGTTACAGTTAAAAATTTGAAAATTTATAAAGTGATGCCCGAAAAAAAATTAATACTTGTAAAAGGCGCAGTACCGGGAGCGGTTGGCGGAACAGTGAAAGTTTACAATTAA
- the rpsJ gene encoding 30S ribosomal protein S10, translating into MVTTKKKAITGTQKTKVAQKVRIKLKAFDYRVLDQSSEKIVGTAQRSGAKVIGPVPLPTDRSVWCVLKSPHVNKRGGEHFEIRTHKRLIDIINPPASTIDALMQLDLPAGVDIEIKLG; encoded by the coding sequence ATGGTAACAACAAAGAAAAAAGCAATTACTGGAACTCAAAAAACAAAAGTCGCGCAGAAAGTCAGGATTAAACTGAAAGCATTTGATTACAGAGTTTTAGACCAATCAAGTGAAAAGATAGTTGGTACGGCACAGAGATCAGGGGCAAAAGTCATTGGTCCTGTGCCGCTGCCTACCGATCGCAGTGTATGGTGTGTATTGAAATCACCACATGTTAACAAAAGAGGCGGAGAGCATTTCGAAATCCGTACTCATAAACGTTTAATTGATATTATCAATCCTCCCGCATCAACAATCGATGCCCTGATGCAATTGGATTTACCAGCTGGAGTCGACATAGAAATTAAACTGGGATAG
- the tuf gene encoding elongation factor Tu encodes MAREKFERKKPHVNVGTIGHVDHGKTTLTSAITAVLATVGKAKKIDYDQIDSAPEEKERGITINTAHVEYETDARHYAHVDCPGHADYVKNMITGAAQMDGAILVVSAADGPMPQTREHILLAHQVNVPYIIVFLNKVDMVDDPELIDLVEMEVRELLTKYKFPGDEIPIIRGSALKALENATKPDDPNVKAIFQLLKAVDEYIPTPKRDVEKPFLMPVEDVFSITGRGTVGTGRIERGKVKVGEEVEIVGMMEKAKTVVVTGVEMFRKTLDEGMAGDNVGLLLRGIEKNELFRGQVIARKGSINPHTKFNAEVYVLKKEEGGRHTPFFNGYRPQFYMRTTDVTGTIQLPQNVEMVMPGDNVNMVVELITPIAIEEGLRFAIREGGRTVGAGVVTSIIA; translated from the coding sequence ATGGCTAGAGAAAAATTTGAGAGAAAAAAACCGCACGTAAACGTTGGAACAATTGGTCACGTAGATCATGGAAAGACCACGCTGACATCTGCAATTACCGCAGTATTGGCAACAGTAGGTAAAGCGAAGAAAATTGATTATGATCAGATCGACAGCGCACCTGAAGAAAAAGAAAGAGGTATTACAATCAATACCGCTCACGTGGAATATGAAACTGATGCCAGACATTATGCCCACGTTGACTGTCCGGGACACGCAGACTATGTAAAGAATATGATTACCGGAGCTGCGCAGATGGACGGAGCTATTCTTGTAGTATCCGCTGCTGATGGTCCGATGCCTCAAACCAGGGAGCATATTCTTTTAGCACACCAGGTTAATGTACCTTATATTATTGTTTTCTTAAATAAAGTCGATATGGTAGATGATCCGGAACTGATTGATTTGGTTGAAATGGAAGTAAGAGAATTATTGACCAAATATAAATTCCCCGGAGATGAGATACCTATTATCAGAGGTTCTGCTTTAAAGGCTCTGGAAAATGCGACAAAACCAGATGATCCTAATGTAAAAGCAATTTTTCAACTGCTTAAAGCTGTTGATGAATATATACCGACACCTAAACGCGATGTTGAAAAGCCATTTTTGATGCCTGTTGAAGACGTATTTTCAATAACAGGTCGTGGTACTGTAGGTACGGGCCGTATTGAAAGAGGCAAAGTAAAAGTTGGTGAAGAAGTTGAAATTGTAGGTATGATGGAAAAGGCAAAAACTGTAGTTGTAACCGGTGTGGAAATGTTCAGAAAAACTTTGGACGAAGGTATGGCCGGTGATAACGTCGGTTTACTTCTGAGAGGTATAGAAAAAAATGAACTTTTCAGAGGACAGGTTATAGCACGTAAGGGAAGTATTAATCCACATACCAAGTTTAACGCTGAAGTTTATGTGTTGAAAAAAGAAGAAGGCGGACGACATACTCCATTTTTTAATGGATACAGACCGCAGTTTTATATGAGAACAACTGATGTAACAGGTACTATTCAACTGCCGCAAAACGTAGAAATGGTAATGCCTGGAGATAACGTCAACATGGTGGTCGAGCTCATTACTCCTATTGCTATCGAAGAAGGATTAAGATTTGCTATCCGTGAAGGTGGCAGAACTGTAGGAGCAGGAGTAGTTACATCAATTATAGCCTAA